The Lysobacter capsici genome has a segment encoding these proteins:
- a CDS encoding sulfate ABC transporter substrate-binding protein — MKTALRLTLLALALAAAGTVSAKDTDLLNVSYDPTREFYAEVNQVFAAQWKQQTGETLNIRASHGGSGKQARAVVDGLEADVVTLALAGDIDTIANAKQLPANWQSRLPHQSSPYTSTIVFLVRKGNPKGIKDWDDLIKPGVAVITPNPKTSGGARWNYLAAWAYASTKFRDGDKVVDFLTSLFKNVPVLDTGARGSTTTFVDRKIGDVLIAWENEALLTLEQANTRGQFEVVIPSLSIKAEPPVAWVDKNVDKHGTRKQAEAYLRFLYTPEGQRLAAKHGYRPAEPDKVPAAELAKFPQVKQVTIDGAFGGWKKAQAAHFSDGGFFDKIYLPK; from the coding sequence ATGAAAACCGCACTCCGATTGACCCTGCTGGCCCTGGCGCTCGCCGCCGCGGGCACGGTCTCGGCCAAGGACACCGACCTGCTCAACGTGTCCTACGACCCCACCCGCGAGTTCTACGCCGAGGTCAATCAAGTCTTCGCCGCGCAATGGAAACAGCAGACCGGCGAAACCCTCAACATCCGCGCCTCGCACGGCGGCTCGGGCAAGCAGGCGCGCGCGGTCGTCGACGGGCTGGAAGCCGACGTGGTCACGCTCGCCCTGGCCGGCGACATCGACACCATCGCCAACGCCAAGCAGCTGCCCGCCAACTGGCAATCGCGTTTGCCGCACCAGAGCTCGCCCTACACCTCGACCATCGTGTTCCTGGTGCGCAAGGGCAACCCGAAGGGCATCAAGGACTGGGACGATTTGATCAAACCCGGCGTCGCGGTGATCACCCCGAACCCGAAGACCTCCGGCGGCGCGCGCTGGAATTATCTCGCCGCGTGGGCGTATGCCTCGACCAAGTTCCGCGACGGCGACAAGGTCGTCGACTTCCTCACCAGCCTGTTCAAGAACGTCCCCGTGCTCGACACCGGCGCGCGCGGCTCGACCACCACCTTCGTCGACCGCAAGATCGGCGACGTGCTGATCGCCTGGGAAAACGAAGCCCTGCTGACCCTGGAACAAGCCAACACCCGCGGCCAGTTCGAAGTCGTCATCCCGAGCCTGAGCATCAAGGCCGAACCGCCGGTGGCCTGGGTCGACAAGAACGTCGACAAACACGGCACCCGCAAACAAGCCGAAGCCTACCTGCGCTTCCTCTACACCCCCGAAGGCCAGCGCTTGGCCGCCAAACACGGCTACCGCCCGGCCGAACCCGACAAGGTCCCGGCGGCGGAACTGGCGAAGTTCCCGCAGGTGAAACAGGTAACCATCGACGGCGCGTTCGGGGGCTGGAAGAAGGCGCAGGCGGCGCATTTTTCGGATGGCGGGTTTTTTGACAAGATTTATTTGCCGAAGTGA
- the aroE gene encoding shikimate dehydrogenase, translating to MSIDSNSSSPVLRYAVFGHPVAHSLSPRIHAAFARQFGIGLEYTAIDAAPERFDVALAEFAAEGGLGANITLPLKTRAASICSQLSERAQRAGAVNTLIRSATGWEGDNTDGVGLIRDLTERHGLDLRSRRTLLIGAGGAARGVAPALLDAGIGDLYIVNRTPERADALADALGLPGRVHPRYLADVNTLGNFDLIVNATSAARIDAMPTLPMSLATPRTAAVDLSYGEVAVPFLAWAKVAGAHDRVDGLGMLVEQAAESFERWHRKRPDTDPVYAQLRQGASALVTAD from the coding sequence ATGTCGATCGATTCGAATTCGTCCAGCCCGGTCCTGCGTTACGCGGTGTTCGGCCATCCGGTCGCGCACTCGCTGTCGCCGCGCATCCATGCCGCGTTCGCGCGCCAGTTCGGGATCGGGCTGGAGTACACCGCGATCGATGCCGCGCCGGAACGTTTCGACGTCGCCCTGGCCGAGTTCGCCGCCGAGGGCGGACTGGGCGCCAACATCACCCTGCCGCTGAAGACCCGCGCGGCGAGCATCTGCTCGCAGCTGAGCGAGCGCGCCCAGCGCGCCGGCGCGGTCAACACCCTGATCCGCAGCGCCACCGGCTGGGAAGGCGACAACACCGACGGCGTCGGCCTGATCCGCGACCTCACCGAACGCCACGGCCTGGACCTGCGCTCGCGCCGCACCCTGCTGATCGGCGCCGGCGGCGCCGCGCGCGGCGTGGCGCCGGCGCTGCTCGATGCCGGCATCGGCGATCTGTACATCGTCAATCGCACGCCCGAACGCGCCGATGCGCTGGCCGATGCGCTGGGCCTGCCGGGCCGGGTGCATCCGCGCTATCTCGCCGACGTCAACACGCTCGGCAACTTCGATCTGATCGTCAACGCGACCTCGGCCGCGCGCATCGATGCGATGCCGACCTTGCCGATGAGCCTGGCCACGCCGCGCACCGCAGCGGTCGACCTGAGCTACGGCGAGGTGGCGGTGCCGTTCCTGGCGTGGGCGAAGGTCGCCGGCGCGCACGATCGCGTCGATGGTCTGGGCATGCTGGTCGAACAGGCCGCCGAGAGTTTCGAACGCTGGCACCGCAAGCGTCCGGATACCGATCCGGTGTATGCGCAACTGCGCCAGGGTGCGTCGGCGCTGGTCACCGCCGACTGA
- a CDS encoding YkgJ family cysteine cluster protein → MNAICRDRCGACCIAPSITSPIPGMPNGKPAGVACVQLDEQLRCRLFGKPERPKFCGSLQPSFEMCGRDRGEAMRALDALERMTAPG, encoded by the coding sequence ATGAACGCGATCTGCCGCGACCGCTGCGGCGCGTGCTGCATCGCGCCGTCGATCACTTCGCCGATTCCGGGCATGCCGAACGGCAAACCGGCCGGCGTGGCCTGCGTGCAACTCGACGAGCAACTGCGTTGCCGCTTGTTCGGAAAACCGGAGCGACCGAAGTTCTGCGGGTCGCTGCAGCCTTCGTTCGAGATGTGCGGGCGCGATCGCGGCGAGGCGATGAGGGCGCTGGATGCGTTGGAGCGGATGACCGCGCCGGGTTGA
- the cysW gene encoding sulfate ABC transporter permease subunit CysW produces the protein MADARLPPARDPLQEPAWVRWTLIGLATAIMLLIVVMPLFMLLGAALGSGLKVWFAAVVEPHTIHALKLTLLTAAIVVPVNAICGVFTAWAVTRFEFRGKRTLMALIDLPFAVSPVVAGLCLVLLFSPTHGYFADLLNRYDIKILFATPGIVLATMFVTFPFVVRELIPLMEQQGSDEELAARSLGANAWTMFFRVTLPNIKWGLLYGVLLCSARAMGEFGAVTVVSGNVMGQTNTLSLHVEVLYKQMGGEAAAAFAVASLLAGLALVTLVVKIWLEARHGDALARSHRRH, from the coding sequence ATGGCTGACGCCCGCCTCCCGCCCGCGCGCGATCCCCTGCAGGAACCGGCCTGGGTGCGCTGGACCCTGATCGGCCTGGCCACCGCGATCATGCTGTTGATCGTGGTCATGCCGTTGTTCATGCTGCTCGGCGCCGCGCTGGGCAGCGGATTGAAGGTCTGGTTCGCCGCGGTCGTCGAGCCGCACACGATCCACGCGCTCAAGCTCACCTTGCTCACCGCCGCGATCGTGGTGCCGGTCAACGCGATCTGCGGCGTGTTCACCGCCTGGGCGGTGACCCGCTTCGAATTCCGCGGCAAGCGCACCTTGATGGCGCTGATCGACCTGCCGTTCGCGGTGTCGCCGGTGGTGGCGGGCCTGTGTCTAGTGCTGTTGTTCAGCCCGACCCACGGTTACTTCGCCGACCTGCTCAATCGCTACGACATCAAGATCCTGTTCGCCACGCCCGGCATCGTGCTGGCGACCATGTTCGTGACCTTCCCGTTCGTGGTGCGCGAGTTGATCCCGCTGATGGAACAGCAAGGCAGCGACGAGGAACTGGCCGCGCGCTCGCTCGGCGCCAATGCCTGGACCATGTTCTTCCGCGTCACCTTGCCCAACATCAAATGGGGCCTGTTGTACGGCGTGCTGTTGTGCAGCGCGCGCGCGATGGGCGAGTTCGGCGCGGTGACGGTGGTGTCGGGCAATGTCATGGGCCAGACCAATACGCTCTCGCTGCATGTCGAGGTGTTGTACAAACAGATGGGCGGCGAAGCGGCGGCGGCGTTCGCGGTGGCGTCGTTGTTGGCGGGTCTGGCCCTGGTCACCCTGGTGGTCAAGATCTGGCTGGAAGCGCGGCACGGCGATGCGCTCGCGCGTTCGCACCGAAGACACTGA
- the cysT gene encoding sulfate ABC transporter permease subunit CysT encodes MSEQVLTLPTSATRWRRPLPGLGLGLGLGLTWLGLIVLLPLAALILRSGGLGFAGWLRAISDPRVIASLKVSFGAAFIAAVVALVFGAVIAWVLVRYRFPGRRLMDAMVDLPFALPTAVAGITLAAIYDQNGWVGQWLQPFGIQLVNNLTGIVIALIFIGLPFAVRTVQPVLETLGREQEEAAISLGASRLTALRRVILPELLPALLTGFSLAFARGLGEFGSVIFIAGNLPMKTEIAPLLITIRLEEDGGVTAAIVLATLLLLMSFACLVAINAASTLFAHGNRRDG; translated from the coding sequence ATGAGCGAGCAAGTCCTTACTCTGCCGACCTCCGCCACCCGCTGGCGCCGGCCGCTGCCCGGTCTCGGGCTCGGGCTGGGCCTCGGGCTGACCTGGCTCGGCCTGATCGTCCTGCTGCCGCTGGCCGCGCTGATCCTGCGCTCGGGCGGGCTCGGCTTCGCCGGCTGGCTGCGCGCCATCTCCGATCCGCGGGTGATCGCCTCGCTCAAGGTCAGCTTCGGCGCCGCCTTCATCGCCGCGGTCGTGGCGCTGGTGTTCGGCGCGGTGATCGCCTGGGTGCTGGTGCGCTATCGCTTCCCCGGCCGGCGCCTGATGGACGCGATGGTCGATCTGCCGTTCGCGCTGCCGACCGCGGTCGCCGGCATCACCCTGGCCGCGATCTACGACCAGAACGGTTGGGTCGGGCAGTGGCTGCAGCCGTTCGGCATCCAGTTGGTCAACAACCTCACCGGCATCGTGATCGCGCTGATCTTCATCGGCCTGCCGTTCGCGGTGCGCACGGTGCAGCCGGTGCTGGAGACCCTCGGCCGCGAGCAGGAGGAAGCGGCGATTTCGCTCGGCGCCTCGCGTCTGACCGCGCTGCGGCGGGTGATCCTGCCCGAACTGCTGCCGGCGCTGCTGACCGGGTTCTCGCTGGCGTTCGCGCGCGGGCTGGGCGAATTCGGCTCGGTCATCTTCATCGCCGGCAATCTGCCGATGAAGACCGAGATCGCGCCGCTGCTGATCACCATCCGCCTGGAAGAGGACGGCGGCGTCACCGCCGCGATCGTGCTGGCGACCTTGCTGCTGCTGATGTCGTTCGCGTGCCTGGTCGCGATCAATGCTGCCTCGACCTTGTTCGCGCACGGGAATCGCCGCGATGGCTGA
- the hemB gene encoding porphobilinogen synthase, with protein MTYPHSRPRRMRRDDFSRRLMRETVLTANDLIYPVFVHELDGRAPVGSMPGIERLSIDELLRVAERASELRVPALALFPVTAPEAKSLDAAAAWDDDGLCQRAIRALKQRFPELGVITDVALDPYTTHGQDGLVDDSGYVMNDETVEALVKQALSHAVAGADVVAPSDMMDGRIGQIRNALERDGHIHTRILAYSAKYASSFYGPFRDAVGSAGALGKGNKYTYQMDPANSDEAMREIALDLDEGADMIMVKPGMPYLDIVRRAKDEFGAPTFVYQVSGEYAMLRAAIQNGWLDERGCVLEALTSIKRAGADGVLTYFALDAAQWLREAN; from the coding sequence ATGACCTATCCCCACTCGCGCCCGCGGCGGATGCGCCGCGACGACTTCTCTCGCCGCTTGATGCGCGAGACCGTCCTCACCGCCAACGACCTGATCTATCCGGTCTTCGTCCACGAACTCGACGGCCGCGCGCCGGTCGGGTCCATGCCCGGCATCGAACGCCTGTCGATCGACGAGCTGCTGCGCGTGGCCGAACGCGCCAGCGAGTTGCGCGTGCCCGCGCTGGCACTGTTCCCGGTGACCGCGCCGGAGGCCAAATCGCTCGACGCCGCCGCCGCGTGGGACGACGACGGCCTGTGCCAACGCGCGATCCGCGCGCTCAAGCAGCGCTTCCCGGAGCTGGGCGTGATCACCGATGTCGCCCTCGATCCCTACACCACCCACGGCCAGGACGGGCTGGTCGACGACAGCGGTTACGTCATGAACGACGAAACCGTCGAGGCGCTGGTCAAGCAGGCGCTGTCGCATGCCGTCGCCGGCGCCGATGTGGTCGCGCCCAGCGACATGATGGACGGCCGCATCGGCCAGATCCGCAACGCGCTGGAACGCGACGGCCATATCCACACCCGCATCCTGGCCTACAGCGCCAAGTACGCATCGAGTTTCTACGGCCCGTTCCGCGACGCGGTCGGCTCGGCCGGCGCGCTCGGCAAGGGCAACAAGTACACCTACCAGATGGACCCGGCCAACAGCGACGAAGCGATGCGCGAGATCGCGCTCGATCTCGACGAAGGCGCCGACATGATCATGGTCAAGCCGGGCATGCCCTACCTCGACATCGTGCGCCGCGCGAAGGACGAGTTCGGCGCGCCGACCTTCGTCTATCAGGTCAGCGGCGAGTACGCGATGCTGCGCGCGGCGATCCAGAACGGTTGGCTGGACGAGCGCGGTTGCGTGCTTGAGGCGTTGACTTCGATCAAGCGCGCCGGCGCAGACGGCGTGTTGACCTACTTCGCCTTGGATGCGGCGCAGTGGCTGCGCGAGGCGAACTGA
- a CDS encoding DUF952 domain-containing protein, with protein MSTPTTQADVTRPDTVYHFADPADWAHAQAAGAYAPDALHRDGFLHCATQAQLAGVVERHQRGRGARVLLTLDAAALGDALRYDWSERSGDHFPHVYGPIPLSAVGSAEPFLAPA; from the coding sequence ATGTCGACACCAACCACGCAGGCCGACGTAACGCGCCCCGACACCGTCTACCACTTCGCCGATCCGGCCGACTGGGCGCACGCGCAGGCAGCCGGCGCCTACGCGCCCGATGCGCTGCATCGCGACGGGTTCCTGCATTGCGCGACCCAGGCGCAACTGGCCGGCGTGGTCGAACGTCATCAACGCGGCCGCGGCGCGCGGGTATTGCTTACGCTGGATGCCGCCGCGTTGGGCGATGCGCTGCGCTACGACTGGAGCGAGCGCAGCGGCGATCATTTCCCGCACGTATACGGACCGATCCCGCTGTCGGCGGTGGGTTCGGCCGAACCGTTCCTCGCGCCGGCATGA
- a CDS encoding AAA family ATPase — protein MSLDAAPLVPITGTALAQRAAAVRDEVSKAFIGQADVLDQILIALLAGGHALLEGVPGLGKTLVVRALSKALDCGYARVQFTPDLMPSDISGHAVYDPKTESFNIRRGPVFTNLLLADEINRAPAKTQSALLEAMQELQVTIEGHSFELPPPFLTLATQNPVEQEGTYPLPEAQLDRFLLKILIDYPSRADEKRMVTAVSLGRSASDFDLSQVRRVLGPEEIVAMQQGTALVRVDEAVIDYVVRIVGKTRDWAGISLGAGPRGSLGLIRAARAQAVLSDRDFVTPDDVREIAKPVLRHRIALAPELQIEGQSPDDVLHALLATVEAPRQ, from the coding sequence ATGAGCCTCGACGCCGCCCCGCTCGTTCCGATCACCGGCACCGCGCTGGCGCAACGCGCCGCCGCCGTGCGCGACGAAGTCAGCAAGGCCTTCATCGGCCAAGCCGACGTGCTCGACCAGATCCTGATCGCGCTGCTCGCCGGCGGTCACGCGTTGCTCGAAGGCGTGCCCGGCCTGGGCAAGACCCTGGTGGTGCGCGCGCTGTCCAAGGCCCTGGACTGCGGCTATGCGCGCGTGCAGTTCACCCCCGACCTGATGCCCAGCGACATCAGCGGCCACGCGGTGTACGACCCCAAGACGGAGAGCTTCAACATCCGTCGCGGCCCGGTGTTCACCAATCTGCTGTTGGCCGACGAAATCAACCGCGCCCCGGCCAAGACCCAGTCGGCCTTGCTCGAAGCGATGCAGGAACTGCAGGTCACCATCGAAGGCCACAGCTTCGAACTGCCTCCGCCGTTCCTGACCCTGGCCACGCAGAATCCAGTCGAGCAGGAAGGTACGTATCCGCTGCCCGAAGCGCAGCTGGATCGTTTCCTGCTGAAGATCCTGATCGACTACCCCAGCCGCGCCGACGAAAAGCGCATGGTCACCGCGGTCAGCCTGGGCCGCAGCGCGTCGGATTTCGATCTGTCTCAGGTGCGGCGCGTGCTCGGTCCGGAAGAGATCGTGGCGATGCAGCAGGGCACCGCGCTGGTGCGGGTGGACGAGGCGGTGATCGACTACGTGGTGCGCATCGTCGGCAAGACCCGCGACTGGGCCGGCATCTCGCTCGGCGCCGGTCCGCGCGGCAGCCTCGGCCTGATCCGCGCGGCGCGCGCGCAGGCGGTGCTGTCGGATCGCGATTTCGTCACCCCCGACGACGTGCGCGAAATCGCCAAGCCGGTGCTGCGCCATCGCATCGCGCTGGCGCCGGAGCTGCAGATCGAAGGCCAGTCGCCCGACGATGTGTTGCACGCGCTGCTCGCGACGGTGGAAGCGCCGCGTCAATGA
- a CDS encoding TolB family protein, whose protein sequence is MRNAISRLSLLLGCTLAGSAFALSEFGIEGMGVVSTPHSEVRGAIRPDGQRIVWGSTDRKGGAGGWDLWQARLIDGRWQQPEPLTINSAANDFDPLFSADGRWLYFFSNRPGGKGGDDLYRAVVQADGSYGAAENLGSGVNSRGDEWAPTPSRDGKQLLFASNGFGGAGRHDLFVASWNGRAFADPKPVPGVNTAADEFDAAWLGDGRAIVFARSSDVEHDPIRLYLAQCDGSRYGEATPLALSFNTAEGYTLGPAVDWNKPGELLVSGSAKAPKAGKMDLYRMKAPAASGQDGCVTTASR, encoded by the coding sequence ATGCGCAATGCCATCTCCCGCCTGAGCCTGCTGCTGGGCTGCACCCTCGCCGGCAGCGCCTTCGCCCTGTCGGAATTCGGCATCGAAGGCATGGGCGTGGTCTCCACCCCGCACAGCGAAGTGCGCGGCGCGATCCGCCCCGACGGCCAGCGCATCGTCTGGGGCAGCACCGACCGCAAGGGCGGCGCGGGCGGCTGGGACCTGTGGCAGGCGCGGCTGATCGACGGCCGCTGGCAACAGCCCGAACCGCTGACGATCAACTCGGCGGCGAACGATTTCGATCCCTTGTTCAGTGCCGACGGCCGTTGGCTGTATTTCTTCTCCAACCGGCCCGGCGGCAAGGGCGGCGACGATCTGTATCGCGCGGTGGTGCAGGCCGACGGAAGCTACGGCGCGGCCGAGAACCTCGGCTCCGGCGTCAACAGCCGCGGCGACGAATGGGCGCCGACGCCGAGCCGCGACGGTAAGCAACTGCTGTTCGCCAGCAACGGGTTCGGCGGCGCGGGCCGGCACGATCTGTTCGTCGCGAGCTGGAACGGCCGCGCGTTTGCCGATCCCAAGCCGGTGCCGGGCGTGAACACCGCCGCCGACGAATTCGACGCGGCCTGGCTCGGCGATGGCCGCGCCATCGTGTTCGCGCGTTCGAGCGACGTCGAACACGATCCGATCCGGCTGTACCTCGCGCAGTGCGATGGTTCGCGTTATGGCGAGGCGACGCCGCTGGCGTTGTCGTTCAACACGGCCGAGGGCTACACGCTCGGGCCGGCGGTGGATTGGAACAAGCCCGGCGAACTGTTGGTCAGCGGTTCGGCCAAGGCGCCGAAGGCCGGCAAGATGGATCTGTACCGGATGAAGGCGCCGGCCGCGAGCGGCCAGGACGGTTGCGTGACGACAGCGTCGCGGTGA
- a CDS encoding DUF58 domain-containing protein, translating to MKAGVPPPLPVASPAAALSVPRDRALPRRGWARPSPRWAWLVVPWSAVGLAASAGWLAPYVWQWLTAAIALILIVDLVRLLRAPTPTVERRMHDTWAIGVERPVTLTFETTARRQRLDAFDLHPGGWALRNLPRRLDLRRGERASFEYELRANTRGDFQFDGVQLRLHSSWGLWWQSRVSGDLQRVRVFPNFAPLAKFAMFSAEQASRLVGAHVKRRRGEGTDFHQMREYRVGDSLRQIDWKATARARRLISREYQDERNQQLVLMLDTGRRLMARDGEHSHFDHVLDAALVVAYLALRQGDGVGLLASGGESRWVPPQRGVGAIDNLLRASYALQPQPIATDFLAAATELSLRQRRRSLVMLVTNLRDEDMDDLLAAVRMLRGRHLVCVASLREGSLDQALSEDVEDLSGAIRAGATAQYLELRVAAHEALRNHGVMVLDVSCDQLAASLVEKYLAVKRDGLL from the coding sequence ATGAAAGCAGGCGTGCCGCCGCCGTTGCCCGTCGCCTCGCCGGCCGCCGCGCTGTCGGTGCCGCGCGACCGCGCATTGCCGCGACGCGGCTGGGCGCGGCCGTCGCCGCGTTGGGCCTGGCTGGTGGTGCCGTGGTCGGCGGTCGGTCTGGCCGCGAGCGCGGGTTGGCTGGCGCCGTACGTGTGGCAGTGGCTGACCGCGGCGATCGCGCTGATTCTGATCGTCGACTTGGTGCGATTGCTGCGCGCGCCGACTCCGACGGTCGAGCGGCGCATGCACGACACCTGGGCGATCGGCGTCGAACGCCCGGTCACGCTGACCTTCGAAACCACCGCGCGCCGGCAACGGTTGGACGCGTTCGATCTGCATCCCGGCGGCTGGGCGCTGCGCAACCTGCCGCGCCGGCTCGATCTGCGCCGCGGCGAGCGCGCGAGTTTCGAATACGAGCTGCGCGCCAACACCCGCGGCGATTTCCAGTTCGACGGCGTGCAGTTGCGCCTGCATTCGTCGTGGGGCCTGTGGTGGCAATCGCGGGTGTCCGGCGACCTGCAGCGCGTGCGCGTGTTTCCGAACTTCGCGCCGCTGGCCAAGTTCGCGATGTTCAGCGCCGAACAGGCCTCGCGCCTGGTCGGCGCGCACGTCAAGCGCCGTCGCGGCGAAGGCACCGACTTCCATCAGATGCGCGAGTACCGCGTCGGCGACAGCCTGCGCCAGATCGACTGGAAAGCGACCGCGCGCGCGCGCCGGCTGATCTCGCGCGAGTACCAGGACGAACGCAACCAGCAACTGGTGCTGATGCTCGACACCGGCCGCCGCCTGATGGCGCGCGACGGCGAGCATTCGCATTTCGATCATGTGCTCGATGCGGCCTTGGTGGTGGCGTATCTCGCGCTGCGCCAGGGCGACGGCGTGGGCCTGCTCGCCAGCGGCGGCGAAAGCCGCTGGGTGCCGCCGCAGCGCGGCGTCGGCGCGATCGACAACCTGTTGCGCGCCAGTTACGCCTTGCAGCCGCAGCCGATCGCGACCGACTTCCTGGCCGCGGCGACCGAACTGTCGCTGCGCCAGCGCCGCCGTTCGCTGGTGATGCTGGTGACCAACCTGCGCGACGAGGACATGGACGACCTGCTCGCTGCGGTGCGCATGCTGCGCGGGCGGCATCTGGTGTGCGTGGCGAGTCTGCGCGAAGGCTCGCTGGATCAGGCCTTGAGCGAAGACGTCGAAGACCTGTCCGGCGCGATCCGCGCCGGCGCGACCGCGCAATACCTTGAGCTGCGCGTGGCCGCCCACGAAGCGCTGCGCAACCACGGCGTGATGGTGCTGGACGTGAGCTGCGACCAACTGGCCGCGTCGCTGGTGGAGAAGTATCTGGCGGTCAAGCGCGACGGGTTGCTGTAA
- a CDS encoding sulfate/molybdate ABC transporter ATP-binding protein, which produces MDLHLKAIAKRYANVAALDSVDLDVASGELVALLGPSGSGKTTLLRVIAGLLQPDSGRLLFGEHDATRLSLRERNVGFVFQHYALFKHMTVAENIAFGLRSRPRARRPDKAAIAKRVQELLSLIQLPELGARYPEQLSGGQKQRVALARALAIDPTVLLLDEPFGALDAKVRVELRRWLRRLHEHTGQTTLFVTHDQEEALELADRVVVLKDGRIEQIGTPDEIYSAPASAYVFDFIGRANVIEGQTEGGELSVNGHALRLPVDGSSRSRARLYVRPHDIALVGEGEGLPARVISSHRLAERITLELVVEGQSRPLELDLVATPDAVTPASGSTVHVRPLRYRVYSD; this is translated from the coding sequence ATGGATCTGCATCTAAAAGCCATCGCCAAGCGTTATGCGAACGTCGCCGCGCTCGACTCAGTCGATCTCGACGTCGCCTCGGGCGAGCTGGTCGCGCTGCTGGGGCCGTCGGGCTCGGGCAAGACCACGCTGCTGCGCGTGATCGCCGGCCTGCTGCAGCCCGATTCGGGCCGGCTGCTGTTCGGCGAACACGACGCGACCCGGCTGAGCCTGCGCGAACGCAATGTCGGTTTCGTGTTCCAGCACTACGCCTTGTTCAAGCACATGACCGTGGCCGAAAACATCGCCTTCGGTCTGCGCAGCCGGCCGCGCGCGCGGCGGCCGGACAAGGCCGCCATCGCCAAGCGCGTGCAGGAGCTGCTGAGCCTGATCCAGCTGCCGGAACTCGGCGCGCGCTATCCCGAACAACTGTCGGGCGGGCAGAAGCAGCGCGTCGCGCTGGCGCGCGCGCTGGCGATCGACCCGACCGTGCTGCTGCTCGACGAACCCTTCGGCGCGCTCGACGCCAAGGTGCGGGTGGAACTGCGGCGCTGGTTGCGGCGTCTGCACGAACACACCGGGCAGACCACCTTGTTCGTCACCCACGATCAGGAAGAAGCGCTGGAACTGGCCGATCGCGTGGTCGTGCTCAAGGACGGCCGGATCGAACAGATCGGCACGCCCGACGAGATCTACAGCGCGCCGGCCTCGGCCTACGTGTTCGATTTCATCGGCCGGGCCAACGTGATCGAAGGCCAGACCGAGGGCGGCGAGTTGTCGGTCAACGGCCACGCCCTGCGCCTGCCGGTGGACGGCAGCAGCCGCAGCCGCGCGCGCCTGTATGTGCGCCCGCACGACATCGCCCTGGTCGGCGAGGGCGAGGGCCTGCCGGCGCGGGTGATTTCCTCGCACCGGCTGGCCGAGCGGATCACGCTGGAACTGGTGGTCGAGGGCCAAAGCCGGCCGCTGGAGCTGGACTTGGTGGCGACGCCCGACGCGGTGACCCCGGCTTCGGGCAGCACGGTGCATGTGCGGCCGTTGCGGTATCGGGTGTATTCGGACTGA